From a region of the Etheostoma cragini isolate CJK2018 chromosome 20, CSU_Ecrag_1.0, whole genome shotgun sequence genome:
- the ndufaf1 gene encoding complex I intermediate-associated protein 30, mitochondrial, with protein MSLPKISRLPSVRLLSSIHQQLLPSILPLTGPRRAVSQGEYRRPGQPKVDKFPWQPINFGISKGLDGVKKHFALLKKEFSDRWVGPKGKPILEHMLEQNQVLWEFRGPESLEQWTVSSDQEIGGQSEVHLKLGRNHNTCLLYGTLSSTAPKDGETRYSGYCTMRSKQPLASFDRKEHYDWSSFNTLHLRVRGDGRPWMINIATETYFSHQKDDIYNYFLYTRGGPYWQDVKIPFSKFFLTHRGRIQDDQHPLWLDKVNTIGFTLGDKADGPFQLEIDFIGVCKDYAHTEEFAYEVYKRNPEI; from the exons ATGTCTCTGCCAAAGATCAGCCGTCTCCCCTCAGTGAGGCTGCTGAGCTCCATCCACCAGCAGCTCCTCCCCTCCATCCTCCCTCTCACTGGGCCCAGGAGAGCTGTGAGTCAGGGTGAATACAGACGACCCGGCCAGCCCAAAGTGGACAAGTTTCCATGGCAGCCGATTAACTTTGGCATCTCAAAGGGTTTGGATGGGGTAAAGAAGCATTTTGCGCTCCTGAAGAAGGAGTTTTCTGACCGCTGGGTTGGTCCGAAAGGCAAACCGATCCTTGAGCACATGTTGGAGCAGAACCAGGTGCTGTGGGAGTTTAGAGGTCCGGAGAGCCTGGAGCAGTGGACGGTGTCCTCAGATCAAGAGATAGGAGGCCAGAGTGAAGTTCACTTGAAGCTTGGCCGAAACCATAACACCTGTTTACTGTACGGGACTCTGAGCTCTACGGCCCCAAAGGATGGAGAAACACGCTACAGTGGCTACTGCACCATGCGCTCAAAACAACCACTG GCTTCATTCGATAGAAAAGAGCACTATGATTGGTCCAGTTTCAACACCCTGCATTTGCGAGTGCGTGGCGATGGCCGTCCGTGGATGATCAACATTGCCACAGAAACATACTTCTCTCACCAGAAAGATGACATATACAACTATTTCCTGTATACCAGGGGAGGACCTTACTGGCAGGATGTCAAG ATACCCTTCTCCAAGTTCTTCCTTACACATCGTGGGAGGATACAAGACGACCAGCATCCTCTCTGGCTGGACAAG GTTAACACCATTGGATTTACCTTGGGGGATAAAGCCGACGGCCCATTCCAGCTGGAGATTGATTTTATTGGCGTCTGCAAAGATTATGCACACACTGAGGAGTTTGCTTACGAAGTGTACAAGAGGAATCCTGAAATTTGA
- the nusap1 gene encoding nucleolar and spindle-associated protein 1, which produces MDLDSMKYAELRSLAKELGLKANMKADKLLKAIKRHYQQDKEEEEQEQKKDVTAVQEDVTATQESTGENKDSSCKEDVFSPAVFVNKRRGRGNRTKRKISDTIPMPESDAKVLKGDTKGAASSTPTTKKRKVSSAKDTDSSETEPPKESQDTDSEQKQPDIKDEAPVHGDTAPKVARAGRIPRYQGLQQKTKPLLKPATPNFKKLHEAHFNKMESIDSYVQRKTKQMETLRSSVKELKKLSDKTKLQQVDGKAQVKANQSLASMFSPVPESKGPAEDKRRHTLLSASKAPQSKPAGKQDALFLPSVLSTRRINVRFSEAPGDNGLKKSLKTPARMSLCVASSTPQNQPRNGGKPRNVKTLTFSATKTPGAFVFTGNTSTVTTPGTQKSSFDLKASLSRPLTYKPHTGKLKPFGDTKENTAANKSLISNSHQKNYKQHQVQTRGDRRAKHVEDRKQKKESMLGARRGLVMM; this is translated from the exons ATGGATTTAGACTCCATGAAATATGCGGAGCTGAGAAGCCTCGCGAAGGAGCTCGGCCTTAAAGCCAATATGAAG GCCGATAAACTCCTTAAAGCGATCAAGCGCCATTATCAACAagacaaggaggaggaagagcag gaACAAAAGAAAGATGTTACAGCTGTTCAGGAAGACGTAACTGCCACACAAGAAAGTactggggaaaataaagactcaTCATGCAAGGAAGACGTTTTCAGCCCCGCTGTGTTTGTGAACAAACGCCGGGGACGAGGAAACCGTACCAAGAGGAAGATCTCTGATACTATACCAATGCCTGAGAGTGACGCCAAGGTACTTAAG GGTGACACCAAAGGAGCTGCATCTAGCACCCCTACCACGAAGAAGAGGAAAGTGTCCTCTGCCAAGGATACTGACAGCAGTGAAACTGAGCCTCCTAAGGAGTCCCAGGACACTGACAGTGAGCAGAAGCAGCCCGACATTAAGGATGAAGCACCTGTGCATGGTGATACAG caccaaaagtggCCAGAGCTGGGAGAATCCCTCGTTACCAAGGACTCCAGCAGAAGACCAAGCCGTTGCTGAAGCCCGCCACTCCTA ATTTCAAAAAACTCCATGAGGCCCATTTTAACAAGATGGAGTCAATTGACTCCTATGTCCAGCGGAAGACCAAGCAGATGGAAACGTTGAGAAGTTCAGTTAAAGAACTGAAG AAGCTTTCTGACAAAACCAAACTGCAGCAAGTTGATGGCAAAGCTCAAGTG AAGGCAAATCAGAGTCTTGCTTCTATGTTCAGCCCTGTCCCGGAGAGCAAGGGACCAGCTGAGGACAAACGCAGACACACTTTGCTGTCTGCAAGCAAAGCTCCTCAGAGTAAACCAGCCGGGAAGCAAGACGCTCTGTTCCTACCGTCTGTCCTTTCCACTCGCAGGATCAATGTTCG GTTCTCAGAAGCCCCTGGTGACAACGGGTTGAAGAAGTCGTTGAAGACGCCAGCGCGCATGTCACTCTGTGTGGCCTCGAGCACCCCACAAAATCAACCCCGTAATGGAGGAAAGCCCAGAAATGTCAAGACTTTAACTTTCTCTGCCACAAAAACTCCAG GAGCATTCGTTTTCACCGGCAACACGAGTACTGTAACAACCCCCGGTACACAGAAGTCCAGCTTTGATCTGAAGGCGAGTCTGTCTCGTCCCCTCACCTACAAACCTCATACAG GTAAACTGAAGCCGTTTGGAGAcaccaaagaaaacacagcggCCAACAAGTCGCTGATCTCAAACTCTCATCAGAAGAATTACAAACAGCACCAAGTCCAGACaag GGGGGACAGAAGAGCAAAACACGTAGAAGACCGGAAGCAGAAGAAGGAGAGCATGCTGGGGGCAAGAAGAGGCCTTGTCATGATGTAA